A segment of the Fuscovulum ytuae genome:
GTCGATGGCGGCACCGCGCGAGGGCGCGCCGCTGATCCTTGATTCATCCTCGTCGGCGACGGCTTACGTCAATCTGGCCCGCGCCGCCGAAACGGGCGAGGCAATTCCTGCGCATTGGGCCTTGGATGCCGATGGGCGACCGACGACGGATGCAAGGGCGGCGTTGGCCGGGACCATCGCCCCGGCGGGTGGCCATAAGGGCAGCGCGCTGGCGCTTATGGTAGAGGTTTTGGCCGCGGGGCTGACGGGGGCGCATTTTTCGCATGAGGCGTCTTCCTTGGGTGATGATCTGGGTGGGCCGCCGCGTCTTGGTCAAACGCTGATCGCTGTTCATCCCGGTCAATCCGGCTTTGCTGCCCGCATCGAAGGTCTGCTGTCCGCTATGGCAAGCCAGCCCGGCGTGCGCATCCCCGGCGACCGACGCCACGCCGCAAGGCAGAGGGCCGAGGTGGAGGGTGTTGTCGTGGATGATGATTTGATGGCGCGGTTGCAGGCTTTGGCAGAGCGGTCATGACCGACCTTGTCGCCGCTTTTCCGATGTATAACCGCCCGGAGCTTCGTGTGGCATTCGACATGCTGTGGGAGGGGACGCGCAACAACCTGCGCGCGGCGGGTGTGCAAGATGTGCCAGACTGTCTGACGGTGGTGGAAGAGGGATTGCTGACGTTCTGGCAGCGCCCGGACCTGCTGCTTAGTCAGACCTGCGGCTTTCCCTATCGGCATTTCCTGAAAGACTCCGTCGCCCTTGTGGGAACGCCCGACTTTGGGTTGGAAGGGTGCCCGCCGGGGTATTACCGCAGCGCGCTGGTCGTTCGGCGCGACGATCCGCGCGAAACCCTGGCCGAGTTTCAGGGGGCAACATTGGCCGTCAACGACCTGCATTCCCAATCCGGCTATGCTGCCCCGCTTGTGGCGATAGAGCAGGCAGGGTTGCGGATGGGCGCAATCCGGATGAGCGGCGCGCATGTCGCCTCGGCGCGGATGGTGGCGGTCGGTGACGCGGATATCGCTGGGTTGGACGCGGTTTCTTGGCGGCACATGCTGCGTCTGGATGCCTGGACTTGCGGGTTGCGCGTCATCGATTGGACGCCGCCGACACCGGGCCTGCCCTATATCACGGCCTTTGCGCCTTTGGCGGTAACGATCACCGCATGCCTTGCCGAGGCGTTGCGGACCCTTCCTCCGACACTGCGGGATGATCTGACGATGAAGGGTCTGGTTGCGGTTGATCGCCGGGATTACCTGATCGTCGCCGATCCAGAGGCGCCGGAGAAGGCTTTGTTCCGCACCTAGTAAGGGCGGGGCGCAGTGAGCCCCGGCTGCTGTTCAGGTCAACCGGGCGAGCAGCGCCAGAAGCCGTGCCCTGTCGCGCGCGGACAGGGGCGCAAGTGTCAGGTCCGAAACCTGTAGCGCGTCGGCCCGCCGATCTTGGAACAGTGTCCGGCCTTGATCCGTCAGGGCCACAGTGAGGCGGCGGCGGTCGGACGGATCGGGCAAAGTGGTGACAAGGCCCTGTCGCGTCAGCCGATCCACCACACCCTTGATCGTGGCCGCATCCATCGATGTGGCCCGCCCCAACTGGTTTTGCGACATCTGCCCCAGTTCTGCCAGACGTGCCAATACGGCGAATTGGGTTGTGGTCACTTCGGGGATGATTTCGGAAAAGAGTGCCAAGTGCCGCTGCGTGACCCGGCGCAGCAGATAGCCCACCTGATCGTCCAAAGCATAGGGCGCGTCTTTTTCCATCTGTTTCGATTAACGCGCGGGCAGGGCCTGTGCAACTGTCACGAATCCGTTGACAGAGGCATGGGGTGCGCCCAATCTGATTTGCATACAAACGAATAATGACGGGGTCGGGATGGGCGACTATGCGCGTCCGCAGGACATGGCCGAGGCGCTGAGGCTGTTGGCGGGCGGCCCGCGCAGGGTGCTTGCGGGGGGGACCGATCTTTATCCGGGTGCGGGTGCCGTGCTTGCGGGCGATATGCTGGATCTGACCGGGTTGGCGGCGCTGCGCGGAATATCCTCGGGGCCGGATGGGGTGCGGATCGGGGCTTGCACGACATGGTCCGAGGTTGCCGATGCCGATCTGCCCCCGGCGCTGGATGCATTGCGGCAGGCTGCGCGTCAGGTGGGGGGGCGGCAGATCCAGAATGCCGGGACGCTGGGTGGAAATCTGTGCAACGCCTCGCCCGCAGCGGATGGTGTGCCGCCGCTTCTGGCGTTGGATGCCATGGTCGAACTTGAGTCTGCCATGGGGCGGCGCTGTATGGCGCTGTCGGATTTCCTGATTGGCCCCCGCCGCACCGCGTTGCGCCCGGATGAGGTTCTGGCGGCGGTCGTGATCCCTTCGGGGGCGTTGGCGGGGCGGTCGGCCTTTCTTAAGCTGGGGGCGCGGGCCTATCTGGTGATTTCCATCGCCATGGTTGCTGCGCGGGTTCATGTGGCCGAGGGGCGGATCGCGGATGCGGCGATTGCGGTCGGGGCTTGTGGCCCGGTGGCGCGGCGTCTGCCTGCGGTTGAGGCCGCGCTGATTGGCGCATCGCTGACCGACGCGCCCAAGCGGGTGCGACGGGATGATGTGGCCGCTGCGCTGACCCCTATCGACGATGTGCGGGCATCGGCTGCGTATCGTCTTGTGGCGGCCACCGAGCTGGTGGTGCGTGCGCTGCGCGAGGTGGCGGCATGATCGACTTTACGTTGAACGGGGTTGCCGTGACGGTCGATTGTCCGCCAACCGAGCGCCTGACAGAGGTGCTGCGTGAAAGGCTGGGCCACAAGGGCACCAAGGTCGGCTGCGATGCGGGTGATTGCGGGGCCTGCACCGTTCTGATGGATGGTCGGCAGGTCTGTGCCTGCCTTGTGCCTGCGGGCCGGGTGCAAGGCAGCGCGATTGAGACGGTCGAGGCCGAGACGGCCGAACTTTCCCGTCTGCGCGCGGCCTTTCTGCGCCATGGTGCGGCGCAATGTGGGATTTGCACGCCCGGCATGTTGATGGCGGCGGCAGAGCTTTTGCGAAACACGCCCAGACCAACAGAAAAGCAGGCCGAAGAGGCGCTTGGCGGTGTTCTGTGCCGCTGCACGGGGTATCGACGCATCCTTGCCGCTGTCTGCGACGCGGGTGGGCGTGCGTTGGACGCCCCGCAGGGGGCAGTGGGGGTGGCGTTGCCCCGGTTGGATGGCGCGGCCAAGGTGGCGGGTGATTGCTTTGGCGCGGATTATGCGCCGGAGGCTGCCTTGCAGGTGCGAGCGGTCCGCAGCCCCTATCCGCATGCGGCCTTTGCCCTTGGCGATCTGATGGCCTTTGCTGCGCGACCCGGCGTTGCGGGCGTGTTCACCGCTGCTGATATCCCCGGTCGCAATGCCTTTGGCGTGATCCCGCCTTTTGCTGACCAGCCTGCGATTGCCACCTCGCCCGCCCGGTTCCGGGGGGAATGCGTGGCACTTGTTGCCTTTGAACCGGGGGCGGAACCGGATCTTTCGGCCTTTCCGGTTCGGTGGACCGAACTGCCCGCCCTGACGTCGCCGCAAGCGGCGGAAGCGGCGGGCGCCCCGCTTTTGCATCCCAACCGCGTGGGCAATCGGCTGACGGAAGGCCGCCTGTGCCGGGGTGATGCTTCGACGGCGTTGGCCGCTTCGACCCATGTGGTTGAAGGTGGGATGCAGACGGGATTTGTCGAACACGCCTATATCGAACCCGAGGCGGGGGCGGCATGGATGGAGGGCGACGTGCTGGTGATCCGCGCCTGCACGCAGGCCCCGGTGATGGACCGCGATGATACGGCAGCGATCCTTGGCCTTGCGGCGGATCGGGTGCGGATCATTCCTTCCGCCGTTGGCGGGGGATTTGGGTCCAAGCTGGACGTCAGCCTGCAACCTCTGATCGGGTTGGTAACGCTGAAAACCGGGCGACCCTGCCGGATGACCTATTCCCGGCAGGAAAGCATGACATCGACCACCAAGCGCCACCCAGCCGAGATGCGGGGGAGGATCGGTTGTGATGCCGAGGGGCGCATCACGGGGATGGAGTTCGAGGGGCGTTTCGACACGGGGGCCTATGCCAGCTGGGGACCGACGGTGGCGAACCGGGTTCCGGTTCATGTGTCGGGCCCCTATCGCACCCCCGCGGTGATGGCGCGCGCACGCGCGGTTCATACCCATGGTCCGGTGTCAGGTGCATTCCGGGGATTTGGTGTGCCACAGGCGGCGCTGTGGCAGGAAACACTGTATGACCGACTGGCCGAGAAGGCCGGGCTTGATCGGCTGGAGTTCCGTATTCTGAATGCGCTGGCCGATGGAGATGCAACGGCGACGGGACAGGTTCTGTCTTCCGTTGGCATCGGTGCCTGTCTTCGGGCGCTGCGTCCCCATTGGGCGCGGGCACTGACAGAGGCGGGGCCGGGGCGCGGCGTTGGCATCGCGTCCTGCTGGTATGGCTGCGGCAACACCGCGCTGCCGAACCCCTCTACCATCCGGATCGGGCTGACATCCCAAGGTGCGTTGGTCCTGCATCAGGGGGCGACGGATATCGGGCAGGGGTCAAACACCGTCATCACCCAGATCGCGGCAGAGGCGCTCGGCCTTCCCGTATCGGCCTTTGTCCTTGTCGGACCGGATACTGCGCTGACGCCGGATGCGGGCAAGACATCGGCCAGCCGACAGACGTTTGTGACGGGCCGCGCGGCGCAGGCGGCGGGGCGGGCGCTGCGTGCCGCCATCTTGCGGCACGTCAATGCGGGTGATGGGGCGGTGCTTGCGATGGATGGCGCGCGGGTTGCGGTGACGGAGGATGGCCGGACCCGCAGCATCGACCTTGCCGCGCTTGCTACGGGTCCGCATGGCTATGTCCTGATGGCCGAGGAAAGCTATGACCCGCCAACGGCGCCGCTGGATGTCGATGGGCAGGGCGTGCCCTATGCCCTTTATGGCTATGGCGCGCAGATGGTGGAACTGGAGGTGGACCCCGCGCTGGGAACCGTGCGCCTTTTGAAGATCACTGCCGCCCATGATGTGGGCCGAGCGATCAACCCTGCCTTGGTTGTGGGACAGATCGAGGGCGGCATCGCGCAGGGCATCGGGCTGGCCTTGATGGAGGAATATCTGCCGGGCCGGACCGAGAACCTGCATGATTACCTGATCCCAACCATTGGTGATGTGCCTGAGGTGGAAAGCCTGATCATCGAGGTTCCCGATCCCGAAGGCCCCTTTGGTGCGCGGGGTTTGGGCGAACATGTCCTGATCCCGACGGCCCCGGCGATCCTTAACGCGATCCGCCACGCGACGGGGGCAACCCTTTCGCGCGTGCCCGTGTTACCCCACCGTCTGCGTGAGGCGATGGCATGACGGGCGAGAAGATCCGCTGCGATGCCTGCCCGGTGATGTGCTATATCGCCCCCGGCCAAACGGGCGCCTGCGACCGCTATGCCAATGTGGAAGGTCGTATCCAGCGGACCGATCCCGTGGTGATGCTGTCCCATGCGGTAGAGGGTGGTGGGCAGGTCGTGCCCTTCGCCACCCGTGACTGGAATGGTGAGCCCTTTCCTGCCGATACTTTTGTCACCGGGATCGGTTCAGGGACCACTTACCCCGATTACAAGCCTGCGCCTTTCATCGTGTCATCGGTCGTCGAGGGTGCCGATATGGTCACCGTGGTGACCGAGGCGATCTTTTCCTATTGCGGGGTCAAGGTGAAGATCGACACCGACCGTTATCTTGGCCCCGAAGGTGCGACCGTGCGCGCGGGGGGTGAGGCGGTGGGCCATGTGATGACCGCTGAATATGGCAGCCAAATGCTGTCCTTGGGTGGGGTGCATCACCTGACCGGCGGATCAAAGGCGGAGGGTCGCGTAACCTGCGCCACGCTTTTGGCGCTGTGCAACGGGCAAGCGGTGGACCTGTCGATCGACGGGGGATCGACGGTCACCGTACAGGCCGGGGCCGCGCCTGTGGTGGATGGGATGCGTGAGCGGCGGATGCGCGTGGGCTGTGGTTCTGCCACCATCGGAATGTTCGCGGTGCAGTGGAAGGGTCTGGTCGATGAGGTGGTGGTGGTGGATGACCATATCACCGGAGTGGTCAGCGAACATCAGGCGGGCAAGGTCATCGGCTGGCAACCCACCGGCATCCGTATCAAGGGCCATCGGTCGACGCCGGGACGTTACTTCCGCGTCTCGGAACCGGGGCTGGGTTGGGGCGGCACAAGGTTGACCGATCCTTTAGAAATCCTTGGCCCTTGGGACGCCAAACGGGGCGCGCGGCCCGGTCTGAGGTTGCTGATGGTGTCAACGACGGGTGAGGATTACGCCTATTTCGTGCTGGATGATGATCTTGTGCCGCAGCCCGCGCCGCTGCCCGATGCCCTCCGCCCGTCGGTGGAGTTGATTGACGAGAATTGCGAGGCGTCCCTCTGCACGGTGCTGTTCATGGCGGGGGCGGGTGGGTCGCTGCGTTCGGGCGTGACGCGGAACCCGGTGCGCCTGACGCAGGCCGTGCAGGGTGGAAGGGCAAGGCTGACCTCGGGCGGGGCGCCGGTCTATGTCTGGCCGGGTGGGGGGATCACCTTCATGGTGGATGTGACCAGTCTTCCCAAAGGTGCCTTTGGCGATGTGCCGACGCCTGCTTTGGTTGCGCCACTGGAATTTACCTTGCCGCGGGCCGAGTATCTGGAACTGGGTGGGCATGGTGAAGCGATCCGCGATCTGGCACAGGTGCGCGCGGAAGGTGGGGAATACCCTGTCGCCGCGCATGTGACCCGCTGGCCGGGAGGTGCGGCATGAGGGGCGCGCAGGTGGACCGGCTGGCCGATGGGAGGTTGCACTTGCATCATGGCCCGATCGACATCATTGCGCGGGCATGGGGTGTCCCAAGCGCAGTGGCGATGGGCGAGGCGCGCATGATTGCGCGTTTTCGCACGATCCTTGACGAGCTTTGTTCCGAACTGCCCGCGCTGCGCGCCGAGGATGCACCAGTGCATGGGCCTGTCGCGCGGGCGATGGCGGCTGCGGTCGCCCCGTTCCGACCGGCCTTTGTCACGCCGATGGCCGCTGTGGCCGGGGCGGTGGCGGATGCGTTGCTGGCCGAACTGGCGGTGCCGGGCGTGACGCGCGCCTTTGTGAATGATGGCGGCGACATCGCGCTGCACCTCACGCATGGGCAAAGTCTGACCTGTGCCATTGCCGCGCGCCCCGGCCTGCCTGATCGTGTCACCATCCGGCACGACGACCCGGTGCGCGGCATTGCCACTTCGGGGCGGGGGGGGCGAAGCTGGTCTTTCGGGATTGCCGATGCGGTGACGGTGCTGGCCCGGACGGCAGCGATGGCCGATGCGGCGGCCACGATGATCGGCAATGCCGTGGACGTGCCGGGGCATCCGGCTGTGACCCGTCGACCCGCCTGCCAGATGCAGGCCGACAGCGATCTGGGACAGCGCGCTGTCACTGTGGCGGTTGGTCCCTTATCTGACCGTGACATCGCCCGTGCGCTGGACGCCGGGATGGAACGGGCTGACCGTTTTCGCCGCGCTGGTCTGATTGAATCGGCGGCGCTTTTCCTGCACCCTGAGGTGCGCGTCCTCGGACACCTAATGCTGATGGAACCCGCCGATGCCTGATTTTCCCCTACGCAAGATCACCCTTCTGACGGAAGAGATCCTTCATGATGGCGGTCCGGCCCCGGCAAGCCCACGCCGCCGTGCCGCGATCCTTGCGACCTGCGGGAACCCCTTCGCAGGCCGCCATGTCGCGGAGCTGCAACCGGCGATGGAGGATCTGAAACCCTTGGGCCTGATGATGACCGACCGGTTGATTGCGGCCTTGGGTGGCCGTGAGGGGATTGACGGCTATGGCAAGGGTGCCTTGGTCGGTTCGGCGGGCGAGGCGGAACATGGCGCGCTGTGGCATGTGCCGGGCGGCTATGCGATGCGCGAGAGGCTGGGCGAAAGCCGGGCCATCGTGCCGTCTGCGATGAAGGTCGCGCCGATGGGGGGCATGCTTGACGTGCCCTTGGGCCATATCAACGCAGCCTATGTTCGTAGCCATTTTGACGCGGTTACGGTGAGCGTTCCCGATGGCCCGAAACCCGATGAGATCGTGTTCGTCCTTGCCATGTCGGTCGGCCCGCGGGTGCATTCGCGGATGGGCGGATTGGAAGTGTGGCAGGTCAAGGGCGAGGATGGGCTGAGATGACGGTCATCCTTCCCACTGTAGGCCACCGTTTTTCGGGCTGTGGTCCGGGGGGTGATACGGCATGATTCATAGGCGGGCGGCACGGCGCGGGATATGGGGCGTGCTGGCCGCGCTGCCGCCGTCGCATGCCGTGGCCTGCGCGCTTCCGCCTTCGGTCATCCTGACGCTGCCGACGGGTCATTACATCACCGGGGCGGCGCTTGTGGTGGCGCTGACGGCGATCATGGGGGCGGCTGCCGAACGCCTGCCGGAAATGCGGGCCGTTCCTGTGTTGGAGCGCCGGGTGCTGCTGCCGGTGACGGTCTCTTCCTATCTGTCCTTTCTGTGTTTTCTTGGCCTTTTGTTCCTTGGCCTTTTTGGCGCGCGCGACCCGATGCATAATCTGCTGACGCTGGTCTTTTGGACCGGGGTCTGGATCGCGGTGCCACTGGCTTCGATGCTGTGCGGGAATGTCTGGCGGGCCATCAATCCGTGGACCGGACCCGTCATCATCGCGCGGCAGATCCTGGACCGCACGGCAGGCGCCGGCCTGTCCCGGCTGGGCCACTGGCCCGCTGTTGCGGGGTTCGCGGGTTTCATCTGGTTCATGATGATCTCATTGTCGCCGGATGATCCTTTCGTGCTGGCGCAGGTGGCGGGCCTTTACTGGCTGGTGATCTTCGTCCTTGCCGTGGCCGAGGGGGAGGAGTGGCTGCAAAAGGGCGAGTTCCTGACGGTGCTGATGGGCTATCTGGCCCGCGTTGCGCCCTTTTGGTTGGAGATCCGGGGGAACCGCGCGCGGCTGATGCGGGGCTGGCCGGGGGCGCAGGTGTTGGAGATGCCGCCCCTTGATGCGGGGCAAGTGGCCTTTGTCACCCTTGCGCTGGCGGGTCTGACGTTTGACGGCTTGGCCGACACCTTCTGGTGGCAGGGGCTGATCGGGGAGAACCCGTTAGAGCCGAC
Coding sequences within it:
- a CDS encoding UPF0280 family protein, which encodes MRGAQVDRLADGRLHLHHGPIDIIARAWGVPSAVAMGEARMIARFRTILDELCSELPALRAEDAPVHGPVARAMAAAVAPFRPAFVTPMAAVAGAVADALLAELAVPGVTRAFVNDGGDIALHLTHGQSLTCAIAARPGLPDRVTIRHDDPVRGIATSGRGGRSWSFGIADAVTVLARTAAMADAAATMIGNAVDVPGHPAVTRRPACQMQADSDLGQRAVTVAVGPLSDRDIARALDAGMERADRFRRAGLIESAALFLHPEVRVLGHLMLMEPADA
- a CDS encoding 6-hydroxynicotinate reductase; this encodes MTGEKIRCDACPVMCYIAPGQTGACDRYANVEGRIQRTDPVVMLSHAVEGGGQVVPFATRDWNGEPFPADTFVTGIGSGTTYPDYKPAPFIVSSVVEGADMVTVVTEAIFSYCGVKVKIDTDRYLGPEGATVRAGGEAVGHVMTAEYGSQMLSLGGVHHLTGGSKAEGRVTCATLLALCNGQAVDLSIDGGSTVTVQAGAAPVVDGMRERRMRVGCGSATIGMFAVQWKGLVDEVVVVDDHITGVVSEHQAGKVIGWQPTGIRIKGHRSTPGRYFRVSEPGLGWGGTRLTDPLEILGPWDAKRGARPGLRLLMVSTTGEDYAYFVLDDDLVPQPAPLPDALRPSVELIDENCEASLCTVLFMAGAGGSLRSGVTRNPVRLTQAVQGGRARLTSGGAPVYVWPGGGITFMVDVTSLPKGAFGDVPTPALVAPLEFTLPRAEYLELGGHGEAIRDLAQVRAEGGEYPVAAHVTRWPGGAA
- a CDS encoding Ldh family oxidoreductase, whose product is MEHRLSLVSVEALAGECLMACGASLQQASAVARSIRDAEAEGMRGIGLGYLPWYCGHLRVGKIAGEAVPEVRQTAPGVVHVDAGDGFAHPAYEAGEAALLGAARSQGIAMLGISGAYACGVLGYFTARLARQGLVAMMFANASSTMAPWGGRKPFFGTNPWSMAAPREGAPLILDSSSSATAYVNLARAAETGEAIPAHWALDADGRPTTDARAALAGTIAPAGGHKGSALALMVEVLAAGLTGAHFSHEASSLGDDLGGPPRLGQTLIAVHPGQSGFAARIEGLLSAMASQPGVRIPGDRRHAARQRAEVEGVVVDDDLMARLQALAERS
- a CDS encoding phosphate/phosphite/phosphonate ABC transporter substrate-binding protein — protein: MTDLVAAFPMYNRPELRVAFDMLWEGTRNNLRAAGVQDVPDCLTVVEEGLLTFWQRPDLLLSQTCGFPYRHFLKDSVALVGTPDFGLEGCPPGYYRSALVVRRDDPRETLAEFQGATLAVNDLHSQSGYAAPLVAIEQAGLRMGAIRMSGAHVASARMVAVGDADIAGLDAVSWRHMLRLDAWTCGLRVIDWTPPTPGLPYITAFAPLAVTITACLAEALRTLPPTLRDDLTMKGLVAVDRRDYLIVADPEAPEKALFRT
- a CDS encoding molybdopterin-dependent oxidoreductase; this encodes MIDFTLNGVAVTVDCPPTERLTEVLRERLGHKGTKVGCDAGDCGACTVLMDGRQVCACLVPAGRVQGSAIETVEAETAELSRLRAAFLRHGAAQCGICTPGMLMAAAELLRNTPRPTEKQAEEALGGVLCRCTGYRRILAAVCDAGGRALDAPQGAVGVALPRLDGAAKVAGDCFGADYAPEAALQVRAVRSPYPHAAFALGDLMAFAARPGVAGVFTAADIPGRNAFGVIPPFADQPAIATSPARFRGECVALVAFEPGAEPDLSAFPVRWTELPALTSPQAAEAAGAPLLHPNRVGNRLTEGRLCRGDASTALAASTHVVEGGMQTGFVEHAYIEPEAGAAWMEGDVLVIRACTQAPVMDRDDTAAILGLAADRVRIIPSAVGGGFGSKLDVSLQPLIGLVTLKTGRPCRMTYSRQESMTSTTKRHPAEMRGRIGCDAEGRITGMEFEGRFDTGAYASWGPTVANRVPVHVSGPYRTPAVMARARAVHTHGPVSGAFRGFGVPQAALWQETLYDRLAEKAGLDRLEFRILNALADGDATATGQVLSSVGIGACLRALRPHWARALTEAGPGRGVGIASCWYGCGNTALPNPSTIRIGLTSQGALVLHQGATDIGQGSNTVITQIAAEALGLPVSAFVLVGPDTALTPDAGKTSASRQTFVTGRAAQAAGRALRAAILRHVNAGDGAVLAMDGARVAVTEDGRTRSIDLAALATGPHGYVLMAEESYDPPTAPLDVDGQGVPYALYGYGAQMVELEVDPALGTVRLLKITAAHDVGRAINPALVVGQIEGGIAQGIGLALMEEYLPGRTENLHDYLIPTIGDVPEVESLIIEVPDPEGPFGARGLGEHVLIPTAPAILNAIRHATGATLSRVPVLPHRLREAMA
- a CDS encoding MarR family winged helix-turn-helix transcriptional regulator; its protein translation is MEKDAPYALDDQVGYLLRRVTQRHLALFSEIIPEVTTTQFAVLARLAELGQMSQNQLGRATSMDAATIKGVVDRLTRQGLVTTLPDPSDRRRLTVALTDQGRTLFQDRRADALQVSDLTLAPLSARDRARLLALLARLT
- a CDS encoding amino acid synthesis family protein gives rise to the protein MPDFPLRKITLLTEEILHDGGPAPASPRRRAAILATCGNPFAGRHVAELQPAMEDLKPLGLMMTDRLIAALGGREGIDGYGKGALVGSAGEAEHGALWHVPGGYAMRERLGESRAIVPSAMKVAPMGGMLDVPLGHINAAYVRSHFDAVTVSVPDGPKPDEIVFVLAMSVGPRVHSRMGGLEVWQVKGEDGLR
- a CDS encoding FAD binding domain-containing protein encodes the protein MGDYARPQDMAEALRLLAGGPRRVLAGGTDLYPGAGAVLAGDMLDLTGLAALRGISSGPDGVRIGACTTWSEVADADLPPALDALRQAARQVGGRQIQNAGTLGGNLCNASPAADGVPPLLALDAMVELESAMGRRCMALSDFLIGPRRTALRPDEVLAAVVIPSGALAGRSAFLKLGARAYLVISIAMVAARVHVAEGRIADAAIAVGACGPVARRLPAVEAALIGASLTDAPKRVRRDDVAAALTPIDDVRASAAYRLVAATELVVRALREVAA